One Bacillota bacterium genomic window, GAAACCGTACGCGGCGGTGCGAGAGATTATCAGACAGGGTAAAAAAGACTTATATATTGAAACTGGAGCCGCGGCCGGAGATGTTGACATGCTGATTGGAGCTGGCTGTGTTAAGGTGTTGTTCAACAGCTATGTGGCCAACTCTGGTTTTTCTCAGGTTTGCCGGCGATTTCGGAAGTACGTTCAAGAAGGAAAAATCCTGTGGGAAGACTACTCATTAGACGTTCAGACAATACTTTACCATGCTGCTGCGCTAGGTTTACCCTTTGTAGCGGTTAAGAACATGTTGGGCTCAGATATGGTGAATAAGTGGGGAATTCCCGAAGAAGTTTGGCGAAACGATCCAAAATTACCGTCCCGAAAATTGATTGTAGACAGGAATCCTTTTAATCCTGAAGAAGAGTTTTGTTTTATTCCTACTCCGAAAATTGATGTGGCAATTATCCATGTACAAAAAGCAGCGCCTGACGGAACTGCTCGGATCGAGGGACCTGTCTTTAATGATATTGAGTTGGCGATGGCAGCAACTAATTGTGTTATTACTTGCGAGGAATTAGTCCATCCTGAGGAACTGCGCCACGAACCTTGGTTGAACCAAATTCCCAATGTTGTTCCTGATGCAGTTGTACATGTTCCCTATGGGGCTCACCCGTCCCAATGCGCTAACTACTACGATTATGATGCACTCTTTTTCCGCATGT contains:
- a CDS encoding CoA transferase subunit A → MNVQNKVMTLEEAISKFVRDGDCIAFGGFVTNKKPYAAVREIIRQGKKDLYIETGAAAGDVDMLIGAGCVKVLFNSYVANSGFSQVCRRFRKYVQEGKILWEDYSLDVQTILYHAAALGLPFVAVKNMLGSDMVNKWGIPEEVWRNDPKLPSRKLIVDRNPFNPEEEFCFIPTPKIDVAIIHVQKAAPDGTARIEGPVFNDIELAMAATNCVITCEELVHPEELRHEPWLNQIPNVVPDAVVHVPYGAHPSQCANYYDYDALFFRMYDRISGDDELFKQFLDEWVYGPKDHFEYLDKLGASRLINLRVRPGYGYVPGLKRR